A single Cyprinus carpio isolate SPL01 chromosome A6, ASM1834038v1, whole genome shotgun sequence DNA region contains:
- the gfi1ab gene encoding growth factor independent 1A transcription repressor b isoform X2 gives MPRSFLVKSKKAHSYHEPRSLEDDHNRLDTILAHICAGDATGACSPDSHLAVDHADLSSKSPLSSEGSVCDRSSDYEDFWRPPSPSASPESEKSFSPSGEETHPFAVPFRPYAWSRFSGCEIRQLVQHTFNHHRSLDLERPTAPAYYSDRVVESSLFSERGSGATVYNSYGSTATLFERSTASGLYDNSSILGKGTEIKSSSDVMCSRLLLNGAFKCIKCSKVFSTPHGLEVHVRRSHSGTRPFACDICGKTFGHAVSLEQHRAVHSQERSFDCKICGKSFKRSSTLSTHLLIHSDTRPYPCQYCGKRFHQKSDMKKHTFIHTGEKPHKCQVCGKAFSQSSNLITHSRKHTGFKPFGCDLCSKGFQRKVDLRRHKETQHGLK, from the exons ATGCCTAGGTCTTTCTTGGTGAAGAGCAAAAAAGCACACAGCTACCACGAGCCGCGATCTTTGGAAGATGACCACAACAGACTTGATACTATTTTAGCTCATATATGTGCAG GCGACGCGACTGGCGCTTGTTCACCGGACTCTCACCTGGCGGTGGATCACGCGGATCTTTCCTCTAAGTCTCCTCTCAGCAGTGAGGGAAGCGTGTGCGACCGCTCCTCAGATTACGAAGACTTTTGGCGACCTCCATCACCATCAGCATCACCGG agtcaGAAAAGTCCTTTTCACCCTCTGGTGAAGAAACGCATCCGTTCGCCGTGCCCTTCAGGCCTTACGCGTGGAGCAGGTTCTCGGGATGTGAAATCAGACAGCTGGTCCAGCATACCTTCAACCATCACCGCTCTCTGGATCTCGAGCGGCCTACTGCTCCAGCCTATTACAGCGATCGCGTGGTCGAGTCCTCTCTTTTCAGTGAAAGAGGATCTGGCGCTACCGTTTACAACAGCTATGGTTCCACTGCCACCCTGTTCGAGCGCTCCACTGCCTCTGGACTTTACGATAACAGCAGCATACTGGGAAAAGGAACTGAGATCAAATCCAGCTCTGATGTGATGTGTAGTCGTCTCCTGCTAAATGGCGCAttcaaatgtataaaatgcaGCAAG GTGTTTTCCACACCGCATGGCTTGGAAGTTCACGTTCGGAGGTCGCATAGTGGAACAAGACCTTTTGCTTGCGACATCTGCGGGAAAACTTTCGGACACGCAGTCAGTCTGGAGCAACACAGAGCTGTTCACTCACAG GAGAGAAGCTTTGATTGTAAAATCTGTGGGAAAAGTTTTAAAAGATCCTCCACTTTGTCCACGCATCTCCTCATACACTCCGACACACGGCCCTATCCGTGCCAGTACTGCGGAAAGAGATTCCACCAGAAATCAGATATGAAGAAACACACGTTCATCCACACAG GGGAGAAGCCACACAAATGTCAGGTGTGTGGGAAAGCTTTCAGTCAGAGCTCCAATCTGATAACACACAGTCGGAAACACACCGGATTCAAACCGTTTGGATGTGACCTCTGCAGCAAAGGATTCCAGCGCAAGGTCGATTTGAGAAGACACAAGGAAACACAACACGGACTGAAGTGA
- the gfi1ab gene encoding growth factor independent 1A transcription repressor b isoform X1, translating into MPRSFLVKSKKAHSYHEPRSLEDDHNRLDTILAHICAESKPSDESECCTDALTGDATGACSPDSHLAVDHADLSSKSPLSSEGSVCDRSSDYEDFWRPPSPSASPESEKSFSPSGEETHPFAVPFRPYAWSRFSGCEIRQLVQHTFNHHRSLDLERPTAPAYYSDRVVESSLFSERGSGATVYNSYGSTATLFERSTASGLYDNSSILGKGTEIKSSSDVMCSRLLLNGAFKCIKCSKVFSTPHGLEVHVRRSHSGTRPFACDICGKTFGHAVSLEQHRAVHSQERSFDCKICGKSFKRSSTLSTHLLIHSDTRPYPCQYCGKRFHQKSDMKKHTFIHTGEKPHKCQVCGKAFSQSSNLITHSRKHTGFKPFGCDLCSKGFQRKVDLRRHKETQHGLK; encoded by the exons ATGCCTAGGTCTTTCTTGGTGAAGAGCAAAAAAGCACACAGCTACCACGAGCCGCGATCTTTGGAAGATGACCACAACAGACTTGATACTATTTTAGCTCATATATGTGCAG AAAGCAAACCCTCCGATGAGTCAGAGTGCTGTACTGATGCCCTGACAGGCGACGCGACTGGCGCTTGTTCACCGGACTCTCACCTGGCGGTGGATCACGCGGATCTTTCCTCTAAGTCTCCTCTCAGCAGTGAGGGAAGCGTGTGCGACCGCTCCTCAGATTACGAAGACTTTTGGCGACCTCCATCACCATCAGCATCACCGG agtcaGAAAAGTCCTTTTCACCCTCTGGTGAAGAAACGCATCCGTTCGCCGTGCCCTTCAGGCCTTACGCGTGGAGCAGGTTCTCGGGATGTGAAATCAGACAGCTGGTCCAGCATACCTTCAACCATCACCGCTCTCTGGATCTCGAGCGGCCTACTGCTCCAGCCTATTACAGCGATCGCGTGGTCGAGTCCTCTCTTTTCAGTGAAAGAGGATCTGGCGCTACCGTTTACAACAGCTATGGTTCCACTGCCACCCTGTTCGAGCGCTCCACTGCCTCTGGACTTTACGATAACAGCAGCATACTGGGAAAAGGAACTGAGATCAAATCCAGCTCTGATGTGATGTGTAGTCGTCTCCTGCTAAATGGCGCAttcaaatgtataaaatgcaGCAAG GTGTTTTCCACACCGCATGGCTTGGAAGTTCACGTTCGGAGGTCGCATAGTGGAACAAGACCTTTTGCTTGCGACATCTGCGGGAAAACTTTCGGACACGCAGTCAGTCTGGAGCAACACAGAGCTGTTCACTCACAG GAGAGAAGCTTTGATTGTAAAATCTGTGGGAAAAGTTTTAAAAGATCCTCCACTTTGTCCACGCATCTCCTCATACACTCCGACACACGGCCCTATCCGTGCCAGTACTGCGGAAAGAGATTCCACCAGAAATCAGATATGAAGAAACACACGTTCATCCACACAG GGGAGAAGCCACACAAATGTCAGGTGTGTGGGAAAGCTTTCAGTCAGAGCTCCAATCTGATAACACACAGTCGGAAACACACCGGATTCAAACCGTTTGGATGTGACCTCTGCAGCAAAGGATTCCAGCGCAAGGTCGATTTGAGAAGACACAAGGAAACACAACACGGACTGAAGTGA